GTGTGGCATATTCCAAGTTGTTCGATGAAAGGCCTATAGACTGCATCTGGGGATGGGAGGGGGTGTAGTGGAAAGCTAATTGCTGGAATCAGTGAGTCATATTTGGCTGTCTCCTTTCCAAGTCTCAACTGGACTCGGATCTTTTTGGCAGTTTGGTTTAGCAGACTAGGGATCCTACTGTCTCGTAATGTGAAATATTTGTAACAAAGTGGAAAATCATACACTTGGGAGCCTGATTGGTTTACAGATTTGACAAGTCAGCATGGACCTCTCATTTTACACAATTCACGTATTGactgcctttttgtttttcttacccCCCCGCCCAAATACTCTCTTGTGTTTGGTGCTGCCAGATGCCATTTAAGAGTTATTAACTGCACCTTcatctcagtttatttttttttctcttcctcagcGTCTTCTTGGATTAGAAGAAACCCCACTCTGATGGTGAGAGACCTGTTTCATCAGTTAGTCTCTTCAGACTGATCTCAAAAAGCATCCGGAGGTCACATTACTGCTGCTGACTGTAAGAAGATCAAATAGCAGGTTTTGACAAAACACGAAAGTGCAGAAAGACTCATTAACATCAGATCGCCTTCATcatagaagagagagagaggaagagcaAGTGTCCCTCCGGTTAGGTATACCCTACACTCTCGACATTAACCAAGATGCCTGTGGTGAACACTTCCCCCCTCATGATCGTGCGGCTGATTGCCTTGGTGCTGACCTGTGTGGCATTTAGCCTGGTTGTGCACAAGGGGGGCTATTCAGGTGGCACTGGGAGCTGGTGTATGTTCTGTTGGTGTTTTAGTTTTTCTGGAACCCTCCTAATTCTTCTCTTGGAGCTCTTTGGCCTTCAAGCACGGGCCCCTGTTTCATGGCGAAACTTCCCCATCACCTTTGCAATGTTTGCAACACTCTTCTGCCTGTCTGCTTCGATTATTTACCCTTTGTACTATCTAAACAGTAACCAATACATGAGTGATGAGGTGCGTGACTACCGCATTGCTGCcgaagttttttcttgtctggCAGTGATAGCCTATGTGTGTGAGGTATCAATGAGCCGTGCAAGGCCCGGAGAGGTAACTGGTTATATGGCTACCGCCCCAGGGCTGCTGAAAGTCTGCGAGACCTTCATAGCCTGTGTCATATTTGTCTTCATCAGTAACCCTGTCTCTTATGACAGACATGAAGGTTTGAAATGGTGCCTGGCAGTTTACTGCATATGCTTCATCCTGTCAGCTATAGTGATTGTTCTCTGTGTGGGAGAGTGCACCAACTTCCTGCCCATCCCCTTCAATCGTTTTCTGAGTGGATATGCCTTGCTGGCTGTACTGATGTATGCCACAGCTACTGTTATCTGGCCCATCTACAACTTTGACAAGAAGTATGCTCCCTACAACTCGCCTTGCTCGCAACCAAAAGGACTTTGTCCTAGAGACAAGTTAGTAGCCATTGCTGTCCTCACTGCACTCAATTTCTTGCTGTACTTAGCCGATCTTTTCTACTCTGCAAGACTTATCTTCATTAAAGTCTAAATATAAGAACTGTGATCATCCCTTCCTTGTTTGAAGTCTTCACCCCTCACCTGCCTCCTAAGCAGCTATCCTGTCCTGGCCGGAATCCTGACAGCAGATTCACGACCCTAATGTTTtcactgtgctttttttttacagtatttccAGTAAATGAAACTGTTAGTATATTACAAATGGCCAATAGCAGCCATTTAAAGATTGCCAATTGACTTTCAGCCATCTTTCTGAGACTGCTTTTAATCTTTTTCCACAGCTTCCTATGGGTGTTGTCAAACTGTGCTCATTTGCAGAGCTTCAgagctttccaaaaaaaaaaaaaaagtgaaacacttGAATATGGCCGAGCAATGCCTTCTACGCATCTTCATCATTCAGAACTGGCAAAAGAAGCTGTTCATTATTTTACTGTTcactgttgttattatttttactgaatttagaattaaatgtgtttttatctgCTCAGCCTGCCTCAGATGTATTCATTTATCATAATGGGATTCAGGTGGGTGGCACACACTGTCAAACGCTGACTAGTGCGGCTGCCCTACTACACCAGGAGACGCAGATCAAATCCCAGCCACTGTCCGTGTGGAGGATGCATTTTTCCGcttgtgtttgtcttttttttttttttctgagttaCTCTGGCTTTTGTCCTGCAGCCTAAAACAATTTattctttggcttttattttggTAAATGCACAATTTTGGAGGTAGTCAATGTACAGATATCATTGTCTTTGTAGTTTTTGTTTATTGGAACCACACCTTACCCAccttttcctgatttcttatcaTTCTTGGTACAAGTGGAAAAGCAACATTAAATAATACCCATAAGAGCATAGGTGTCGAGCCCAAATCACACCTGTATTGTAGCACGCACCCATCCCCGATTGGCAGATTGGGATTCTCTTAACTATTTCACAGTCATGGGCACACTGCCCTTCTTCTTTTCATCCCTCCTTTATTCCTCAGTGGGGGCCACATATGGCCAGAAAGGTCAGTTCTCTTGAGATATCTTTGAACGTCTTGGGTTGGGATTTCTTCTGAGACATCCTTGGTTCATTGTGGAGTCTCTTTCCTGACACACTTCCAGCCCCTTCTtgcaaagagagtgagagagtaaAGCAGGCTGGGATACATTTGGATTTCCCAGCTCCCTTTATAGTGGCTTGCCCCAGGCGGTGCTTCCAGCTCACTTCAAGCAGGGAGGTCGAGTTAACTGTGATGGTATGAGCTATTATTTTGTGGCTTTTACATGCTATGCAGACTCAACCATTAGTAAGTCACAGATATTTTGATATGTTTAAAGGTTACTGAAGTATTTCCAGTTTCAGTTTTATGCACAAGGTTTCAATTCATGGATGTGGTAttaatcatcccttgtctctctcacccctttagcacctaacagttaatgtgtggtgagactactggcacaaaaatggctgctgacGCTTCATCCAGGtacttttctcctttttaataagtgagaaaagcgctatataaatgtaaagaattattattataggaGTGAAGGATGTGCAAGGTA
The nucleotide sequence above comes from Polypterus senegalus isolate Bchr_013 chromosome 18, ASM1683550v1, whole genome shotgun sequence. Encoded proteins:
- the LOC120518326 gene encoding myeloid-associated differentiation marker homolog — its product is MPVVNTSPLMIVRLIALVLTCVAFSLVVHKGGYSGGTGSWCMFCWCFSFSGTLLILLLELFGLQARAPVSWRNFPITFAMFATLFCLSASIIYPLYYLNSNQYMSDEVRDYRIAAEVFSCLAVIAYVCEVSMSRARPGEVTGYMATAPGLLKVCETFIACVIFVFISNPVSYDRHEGLKWCLAVYCICFILSAIVIVLCVGECTNFLPIPFNRFLSGYALLAVLMYATATVIWPIYNFDKKYAPYNSPCSQPKGLCPRDKLVAIAVLTALNFLLYLADLFYSARLIFIKV